The Niastella koreensis GR20-10 genome includes a window with the following:
- a CDS encoding vWA domain-containing protein translates to MIGHHFTKFDPRKEGKTKFEQLLDVFMQLLTYTNGDVSEALDWMNQLDKEYELTNNEYGMGDFIDELKEKGYIQENQVSGEIKITSKTEQGIRKRSLEEIFGKLKKTKTGDHHTFKPGGGDEINPETRPFQFGDTLEQIDFTTSIRNAQINHGIESFNMQEDDLAIRETDFKSQTSTVLMIDISHSMILYGEDRITPAKKVAMALSELITTKYPKDTLDIVVFGNDAWPVEIKDLPYLQVGPYHTNTVAGLEMAMDILRRRKNPNKQIFMITDGKPTCLKIGKRYYKNSFGLDRRITNRCLNLAAQCKKLKVPITTFMIATDPYLQRFVQEFTETNSGKAFFASLDRLGAFIFRDFENGKRKTVY, encoded by the coding sequence GTGATAGGACATCATTTTACCAAATTCGATCCCCGTAAGGAGGGCAAAACGAAATTTGAGCAGTTGCTGGATGTGTTCATGCAATTGCTTACCTATACCAATGGCGACGTTAGTGAAGCACTGGACTGGATGAACCAGCTCGATAAAGAATATGAGCTTACGAACAACGAGTATGGCATGGGCGACTTTATAGATGAATTAAAAGAAAAAGGTTACATCCAGGAGAACCAGGTCAGCGGCGAGATCAAAATCACCTCCAAAACCGAACAGGGCATCCGCAAAAGATCGCTGGAAGAAATATTCGGTAAACTGAAGAAAACCAAAACCGGCGACCACCATACATTCAAACCCGGCGGTGGTGATGAGATCAATCCCGAAACGCGGCCTTTTCAGTTTGGCGATACCCTGGAGCAGATCGATTTCACCACCAGCATTCGCAATGCGCAGATCAATCACGGCATTGAAAGCTTCAACATGCAGGAAGATGACCTGGCCATTCGCGAAACCGATTTCAAATCACAAACTTCTACCGTACTGATGATCGATATTTCACACTCGATGATCCTGTATGGCGAAGACCGCATTACGCCGGCTAAAAAAGTAGCCATGGCGCTGAGCGAGCTCATCACTACCAAATATCCCAAAGACACCCTGGATATAGTAGTGTTTGGCAACGATGCCTGGCCTGTTGAAATAAAAGACCTTCCTTATTTACAGGTTGGTCCTTACCATACCAATACGGTAGCCGGTTTGGAAATGGCGATGGATATTTTGCGCCGCCGCAAAAATCCCAACAAACAGATCTTTATGATCACCGATGGTAAACCCACCTGTTTAAAAATTGGCAAACGCTATTATAAGAACAGCTTTGGGCTCGACCGCCGCATTACCAATCGTTGTTTGAACCTGGCCGCCCAATGCAAAAAATTAAAAGTGCCAATTACCACTTTTATGATCGCTACAGACCCGTATTTACAACGGTTTGTACAGGAATTTACGGAGACCAACAGCGGCAAGGCTTTCTTTGCTTCGCTCGACCGGTTGGGCGCCTTTATCTTCCGCGATTTTGAAAATGGAAAAAGAAAGACGGTTTATTAA
- a CDS encoding sigma 54-interacting transcriptional regulator: MSIPKIKTLGELKKSGYQPKSVKDEIRKNLICKLQKQESTFNGIIGYEETVIPDVERALLSRHNILFLGLRGQAKTRMARQMIELLDEYIPVIEGTEINDDPLNPISIHAKDLIAQYGDDTPIHWVHRSERYGEKLATPDVSVADLIGDIDPIKAANLRLSFADERVIHYGIIPRSNRGIFVINEIPDLQARIQVALFNILEEGDVQIRGFKLRMPLDILFVFTANPEDYTNRGSIVTPLKDRIESQILTHYPKTIETALTITEQEADILKEQEAKVKMSDLIKRLIEQISFEARSSELVDKKSGVSARLSISAFENAVSSAERRALINKENNTQVWISDLIGLIPSITGKIELVYEGEQEGPYQVAMNLLDKAIRSQFIQYFPNPETLKKKRNQQAAEENPYRSISSWFDKGNSLNLLFHTKDEDKIQQLYKVDGLHALVKKYFKQANEKDAALLMEFVLHGLAAFSMISKKILESRIEFKDLMGSMLGNATSFGEEELDSDDFN, translated from the coding sequence ATGAGCATACCAAAAATAAAAACCCTGGGCGAACTTAAGAAGAGTGGCTATCAACCAAAGTCAGTAAAAGATGAGATCAGGAAGAACCTAATTTGCAAATTACAAAAGCAGGAAAGCACCTTTAACGGGATCATAGGCTATGAAGAAACAGTTATACCCGATGTAGAAAGGGCGCTTCTGTCGCGTCACAACATTTTATTCCTTGGTTTGCGCGGACAGGCAAAAACGCGTATGGCCCGGCAAATGATTGAATTACTCGATGAATACATCCCGGTGATCGAAGGTACTGAGATCAACGACGATCCGTTGAATCCCATTTCCATCCACGCCAAAGACCTGATTGCGCAATATGGCGACGACACTCCCATCCACTGGGTACATCGCAGTGAACGTTATGGCGAAAAGCTCGCAACGCCCGATGTAAGCGTGGCTGACCTTATTGGCGACATTGATCCCATTAAAGCAGCTAATTTGCGGTTAAGCTTTGCCGATGAACGCGTGATCCACTATGGTATTATCCCCCGCAGTAACCGCGGCATTTTCGTTATCAACGAAATTCCCGACTTACAAGCCCGCATCCAGGTAGCTTTGTTCAATATCCTGGAAGAAGGCGATGTACAGATCCGCGGTTTCAAACTGCGCATGCCGTTGGATATCTTATTTGTATTCACGGCCAACCCGGAAGACTATACCAACCGCGGTTCTATTGTAACCCCGTTGAAAGACCGGATCGAGAGCCAGATCCTGACGCACTATCCCAAAACCATCGAAACTGCCCTTACGATTACCGAGCAGGAAGCCGATATTTTGAAGGAACAGGAAGCGAAGGTGAAAATGAGCGATCTGATAAAACGACTGATCGAGCAGATCTCGTTTGAAGCCCGCTCCAGCGAACTGGTTGATAAGAAAAGCGGCGTATCGGCCCGGTTAAGCATCTCTGCATTTGAAAATGCCGTGAGCTCTGCCGAGCGCCGTGCATTGATCAATAAAGAAAACAACACGCAGGTATGGATCAGCGATCTGATTGGCCTGATCCCTTCTATTACCGGTAAAATTGAACTGGTGTATGAAGGCGAGCAGGAAGGCCCATACCAGGTAGCCATGAACCTGCTCGATAAAGCCATCCGGTCACAATTCATTCAATACTTTCCCAATCCGGAAACATTGAAGAAGAAACGCAATCAACAGGCAGCCGAAGAAAATCCTTATCGTTCCATCTCAAGCTGGTTCGACAAAGGCAATTCATTAAACCTGTTGTTCCATACAAAGGACGAAGACAAAATACAGCAGCTGTATAAGGTAGATGGCCTGCATGCACTGGTGAAAAAGTATTTTAAACAGGCCAATGAAAAAGACGCCGCGCTGTTAATGGAGTTTGTATTACACGGCCTGGCCGCCTTTTCCATGATCAGTAAAAAGATTCTGGAAAGCCGCATCGAGTTCAAAGACCTGATGGGTTCCATGCTGGGCAATGCCACTTCATTTGGCGAGGAAGAATTAGACAGTGATGATTTTAATTAA
- the murB gene encoding UDP-N-acetylmuramate dehydrogenase — translation MTQIQQNIPLRQYNTLGIDIVARFFAAFTSVDELGELIENNPNTGIAPLILGGGSNILFKDHVNGLVLKNDIPGLSVVKEDADRVYVKTGAGEVWHKFVQFCLHQNWAGVENLSLIPGCVGASPMQNIGAYGVEIKEVFEELEAFHLHDKKVYVFKASDCAFGYRESVFKRKYRNQFVILNVTYRLNKKPVFNTSYGAIEQELERMGVQDLTIQAVSQAVINIRTSKLPDPAKIGNAGSFFKNPSVVVALYEQLKKQYPHIVGYPNTDGTIKLAAGWLIEQSGWKGYRHGDAGVHERQALVLVNYGHATGQDIYDLSSVIMKSVHDKFGVELEREVNVV, via the coding sequence ATGACGCAAATTCAACAAAATATTCCGCTCCGGCAATACAACACACTGGGTATTGACATAGTAGCCAGGTTCTTTGCCGCCTTTACTTCGGTTGATGAACTGGGTGAATTGATCGAAAATAATCCCAATACGGGAATAGCGCCGCTCATTTTAGGTGGCGGCAGTAATATTCTTTTTAAAGACCATGTGAATGGACTGGTGCTAAAAAACGATATTCCCGGGTTGAGTGTCGTAAAAGAAGACGCAGACCGGGTGTATGTAAAGACCGGCGCAGGGGAGGTGTGGCATAAATTTGTACAATTTTGCCTGCATCAGAACTGGGCCGGGGTTGAAAATTTGTCGCTGATACCGGGTTGTGTAGGGGCCAGTCCCATGCAGAATATCGGCGCCTATGGTGTCGAGATCAAAGAGGTTTTTGAGGAACTGGAAGCGTTTCATCTCCACGACAAAAAGGTGTATGTGTTCAAAGCCAGCGATTGCGCCTTTGGCTACCGCGAAAGCGTGTTCAAGAGAAAATACCGCAACCAGTTTGTTATTTTAAATGTTACCTACCGGTTGAATAAAAAACCGGTATTCAATACCAGTTATGGCGCTATAGAACAGGAACTGGAAAGAATGGGCGTACAGGATTTGACGATACAGGCGGTATCACAAGCGGTGATCAACATCCGCACTTCCAAGCTGCCCGATCCCGCGAAGATTGGCAATGCCGGCAGCTTTTTCAAAAACCCATCTGTTGTCGTTGCTCTATACGAACAATTAAAAAAACAATACCCTCACATTGTTGGCTATCCCAATACTGATGGTACTATAAAACTGGCTGCAGGCTGGTTAATAGAACAAAGCGGTTGGAAAGGCTATCGCCATGGCGATGCCGGGGTGCATGAAAGACAGGCGCTGGTATTGGTAAACTATGGTCATGCCACCGGTCAGGATATTTATGACCTGAGCTCAGTCATAATGAAAAGCGTGCACGATAAATTTGGTGTGGAGCTGGAACGGGAGGTGAATGTGGTATAG
- a CDS encoding NAD(P)H-binding protein gives MHRKTAVVLGATGLIGQHLVQELLENEYFNRVRLLVRKPLTINHPKIDIQVVNFNDEKDIAARIDIGDVIFCCIGTTRKKVKGNKTEYRKVDYDIPIITARLGVQHGFSQFLLVSAVGANPVAANFYLQLKGCIEEDITALPFESIHIFRPSLLLGNRQEFRLGERIAQVVVKATSFLLIGAWRKYKPIQAADVAKSMVAAANREIAGVHMYEYDEMKTLIG, from the coding sequence ATGCATCGAAAAACCGCGGTTGTGCTGGGAGCTACCGGATTAATTGGTCAGCACCTGGTACAGGAACTGTTAGAAAATGAATATTTTAACAGAGTCAGACTATTAGTACGAAAACCCCTAACCATTAACCATCCGAAAATAGACATACAGGTTGTTAATTTTAATGATGAAAAAGACATTGCTGCCAGAATCGATATCGGCGACGTAATATTTTGTTGCATTGGCACCACCCGCAAAAAAGTAAAAGGCAATAAAACTGAATACCGCAAAGTAGACTACGATATTCCCATCATTACTGCCCGCCTGGGCGTTCAGCATGGCTTTAGCCAGTTCCTGCTGGTATCAGCCGTTGGAGCCAATCCCGTTGCCGCTAACTTTTATCTGCAATTAAAAGGCTGTATTGAAGAAGATATTACTGCACTTCCCTTCGAAAGCATTCATATTTTCCGCCCCTCTCTTTTGCTGGGCAACAGACAGGAATTCCGCCTGGGCGAACGTATTGCACAAGTGGTTGTAAAGGCCACCTCCTTTTTATTGATTGGGGCCTGGCGCAAATACAAACCCATACAGGCAGCCGATGTTGCCAAATCGATGGTGGCCGCCGCAAACAGGGAAATAGCCGGCGTTCATATGTATGAATACGACGAAATGAAAACTTTAATTGGCTAA
- the priA gene encoding replication restart helicase PriA, with product MSSPVLYAEVIIPLALPKNYTWSVPEPLRDQIKPGVRVEVVLGKNKKYAGVVKRLHTDKPEAFEAKELLNILDAEPVIFPEQLKLWEWIARYYMCSEGEVMAAALPAHFKLSSETVIMFNEEFGDNFSTLDHDEYLVGEALLLKKELKIGEVQQILDSNRVYPVIKRLIEKKVCMVWEALKETWSPKKEIFVLLNHKYDNEEELSVLLSDDKKLQRAEKQLELLLSYLHLIKTQGEVTKPELLKKSGASDAQLKGLVDKGILWLEKRQVDRLQYLPRNIQIDFELTPAQQRAFDAITEQLVSKPVCLLHGVTASGKTQVYIKIIERYIRQGKQVLYLLPEIALTSQVIRRLQKHFGGYIGIYHSKFNQNERVEIWNKVKTGELKVVLGARSSIFLPFTDLGLIVVDEEHDTSYKQQDPAPRYHARDGAIYYASLFHANVLLGSATPSVESYFNAQSQKYGLAVLGERFGGVQLPAIDIIDTKKMFGADKNKIIITPPLKAAIDQSLEQGKQVILFQNRRGYSPYQVCQTCGWIPHCKHCDVTLTYHKNTHKLHCHYCGTVYPPVHSCQACGSDKFAQRNFGTERIEELLEEMFPKGRVARMDIDSVRGKTAHDNLIQQFEQGRLDILVGTQMVVKGLDFENVNLVGILDADSLLSFADFRVNERAFQLMEQVSGRAGRKDKQGKVYIQVSNTQHPVLYFVQQHDYGLFYNQEIEGRKVFFYPPFARLIMLTLKHKSKEVVAAAAQMMAFAMQGEYGKYLVGPAEPVVNRVRNQYLMELLIKLPKDGELIQRCKRFILEQVASLHNDSRFRNVVVIPDVDAM from the coding sequence TTGAGTAGTCCCGTATTGTACGCAGAAGTAATAATTCCACTGGCCTTACCCAAAAACTACACATGGTCGGTGCCTGAGCCATTGCGCGACCAAATAAAACCCGGCGTGCGGGTAGAGGTGGTATTGGGTAAGAACAAGAAATACGCCGGCGTGGTGAAGCGGTTGCATACCGATAAACCCGAGGCGTTTGAAGCAAAGGAGCTGCTCAACATCCTGGATGCCGAGCCGGTTATTTTCCCCGAACAACTGAAATTATGGGAATGGATCGCCCGCTACTACATGTGCAGCGAAGGCGAAGTAATGGCGGCCGCCCTGCCTGCCCATTTTAAATTGAGCAGTGAAACCGTGATTATGTTCAATGAGGAGTTTGGCGATAATTTTTCTACCCTCGATCATGATGAATACCTGGTAGGAGAAGCCCTGCTGCTGAAAAAAGAGCTGAAGATCGGCGAAGTGCAACAGATCCTCGATTCTAACCGGGTGTATCCCGTTATTAAACGGCTCATCGAAAAAAAGGTGTGTATGGTTTGGGAAGCCCTGAAAGAAACATGGTCGCCCAAAAAGGAGATCTTTGTTTTGCTGAACCATAAATACGATAACGAGGAGGAACTGTCTGTCTTACTGAGTGATGATAAAAAACTGCAGCGGGCCGAAAAGCAACTGGAACTGCTGCTCAGTTACCTGCACCTGATAAAAACACAAGGCGAAGTAACCAAACCCGAATTGCTGAAGAAAAGCGGCGCTTCGGACGCGCAGTTAAAAGGACTGGTAGATAAAGGCATTTTGTGGCTGGAGAAACGGCAGGTTGACCGGCTGCAATACCTGCCCCGTAATATTCAGATAGATTTTGAATTGACGCCTGCGCAACAACGTGCTTTTGACGCCATTACCGAACAACTGGTAAGCAAACCTGTATGTTTGCTGCATGGCGTTACCGCCAGTGGCAAAACGCAGGTGTACATCAAAATAATCGAGCGGTACATCCGCCAGGGAAAACAGGTGCTGTACCTGTTGCCCGAAATAGCATTGACCTCACAGGTCATTCGCCGGCTGCAAAAGCATTTTGGCGGGTATATTGGCATTTATCATAGTAAATTCAACCAGAACGAACGGGTTGAGATCTGGAATAAAGTAAAGACCGGTGAGCTGAAAGTAGTACTGGGCGCCCGCTCGTCGATCTTCCTGCCATTTACCGACCTGGGGCTGATCGTAGTGGATGAAGAACATGATACCTCGTATAAACAGCAGGACCCCGCGCCGCGTTACCATGCCCGTGATGGCGCTATTTATTACGCCTCCTTGTTTCATGCAAACGTATTGCTGGGCAGCGCCACGCCTTCGGTAGAAAGTTATTTCAATGCCCAGTCGCAAAAGTATGGACTGGCCGTACTGGGCGAACGGTTTGGCGGAGTGCAATTGCCGGCCATCGACATCATAGATACCAAAAAAATGTTTGGGGCCGATAAGAACAAGATCATTATTACGCCTCCGTTAAAAGCCGCCATTGACCAGTCGCTTGAACAGGGTAAGCAGGTGATCCTTTTCCAGAACCGGCGTGGGTACTCGCCCTACCAGGTTTGTCAAACCTGTGGCTGGATACCGCATTGCAAGCATTGCGACGTTACATTAACCTATCATAAGAACACCCATAAACTGCATTGTCACTATTGCGGTACCGTATATCCGCCGGTGCACAGCTGCCAGGCCTGTGGCAGCGATAAATTTGCGCAGCGTAATTTCGGTACCGAGCGTATTGAAGAACTACTGGAAGAAATGTTCCCCAAAGGCCGGGTGGCCCGCATGGATATTGACAGTGTGCGGGGTAAGACTGCGCACGATAACCTGATTCAGCAATTTGAACAGGGCCGCCTTGATATCCTGGTGGGTACCCAAATGGTGGTAAAAGGACTGGATTTTGAAAACGTGAACCTGGTTGGTATCCTGGATGCAGACAGCCTGCTGAGTTTTGCCGATTTCAGGGTGAACGAACGGGCATTTCAACTAATGGAGCAGGTGAGTGGCCGCGCGGGACGAAAAGATAAACAGGGCAAAGTGTACATCCAGGTTTCCAACACCCAACACCCCGTGCTGTATTTTGTGCAGCAACACGATTACGGGTTGTTCTACAACCAGGAAATCGAGGGGCGTAAGGTGTTCTTTTATCCGCCCTTTGCACGGCTCATCATGCTCACCTTAAAGCATAAGTCAAAAGAAGTGGTGGCGGCTGCTGCCCAAATGATGGCGTTTGCTATGCAGGGAGAATACGGAAAATATCTTGTAGGACCGGCAGAACCGGTGGTGAACCGGGTGCGTAACCAGTACCTGATGGAGTTGCTGATAAAACTGCCAAAGGATGGAGAGCTTATACAGCGTTGTAAGCGATTTATCCTGGAGCAGGTGGCTTCCCTGCACAATGATAGCAGGTTCAGGAATGTGGTGGTGATCCCCGATGTGGATGCAATGTAA
- a CDS encoding lysophospholipid acyltransferase family protein: MRILRIIYCLYALVMFIVCMLLVIPPVVVASFFGKVRGGNIIYRLCGYWARSWFFLVGIRHRNFYEQPHDKDKQYIFIANHISYLDAPVIVRTLNQRVRALGKAEMGKVPLFGFIYRNAVVTVDRSSASHRANSVRILKSVIKKGISIFIFPEGTFNETSQPLKNLYDGAFRIAIETQTPIKPLLFLDTWHRMHFGSVFSLNPGRSRTVFLKEIPVEGLTNKDVEALKLQVASVMDQKLREYKAGWIV; encoded by the coding sequence ATGAGGATCCTGCGTATTATTTATTGCCTGTATGCACTGGTTATGTTTATCGTTTGCATGCTGCTGGTCATTCCACCGGTTGTGGTGGCTTCGTTTTTTGGAAAGGTGCGGGGAGGGAATATTATTTACCGGCTCTGCGGTTATTGGGCAAGATCCTGGTTTTTCCTGGTAGGCATCAGGCATCGCAACTTTTATGAGCAACCCCACGATAAAGACAAACAATACATTTTTATTGCCAATCATATTTCTTACCTCGATGCCCCGGTGATCGTGCGCACGCTTAACCAGCGGGTACGGGCCCTGGGCAAGGCTGAAATGGGGAAGGTGCCGCTGTTTGGTTTTATTTACCGCAATGCCGTGGTTACGGTTGATCGCAGCAGCGCCAGCCACCGGGCCAATAGCGTTCGTATTTTAAAGTCGGTGATCAAAAAAGGCATTTCGATCTTTATATTTCCAGAAGGCACATTTAATGAAACCAGTCAGCCGCTAAAAAACCTGTACGATGGGGCATTCCGCATAGCCATCGAAACGCAAACGCCCATAAAACCATTGTTGTTTTTAGATACCTGGCATCGCATGCATTTTGGGTCTGTTTTCAGTTTAAATCCCGGCCGTTCGCGTACTGTATTCCTGAAAGAAATACCTGTTGAAGGCCTTACAAATAAAGATGTAGAAGCCTTGAAACTACAAGTGGCTTCGGTGATGGACCAGAAATTACGGGAATACAAGGCTGGTTGGATTGTTTAG